A DNA window from Camelina sativa cultivar DH55 chromosome 13, Cs, whole genome shotgun sequence contains the following coding sequences:
- the LOC104737420 gene encoding uncharacterized protein LOC104737420: MVFGKGSTKKSNLDRFLHCTTPLVPPQSLPKAEIRSLNRIWHPWEREKVEFFRLSDLWDCYDEWSAYGAGVPIRLTNGESLVQYYVPYLSAIQIFTSRSSLIRLRDDSEDGESRDSFSDSYSDESESDKLSRCASEEGLDHDALLHPNDRLGYLYLQYFERSAPYARVPLMDKINELAQRYPGLMSLRSVDLSPASWMAVAWYPIYHIPMGRTIKDLSTCFLSYHTLSSSFQDMEPEENGGEKERTRKEGEGVTLLPFGLATYKMQGNVWLSEDDQGQDQERVVSLLSVADSWLKQLRVQHHDFNYFSRMAHRG; this comes from the exons ATGGTGTTTGGAAAAGGGTCAACGAAAAAATCCAACCTTGACAGGTTCCTTCATTGTACAACACCCCTAGTGCCACCCCAATCTCTTCCCAAG GCGGAGATTAGGAGTTTGAATCGGATTTGGCATCCATGGGAGAGAGAAAAGGTTGAGTTTTTCAGATTGAGTGATCTCTGGGATTGTTATGATGAATGGAGTGCTTATGGAGCTGGTGTTCCTATTCGTCTCACTAATGGAGAATCTCTTGTTCAATATTATGTTCCTTACCTCTCTGCTATTCAGATTTTCACCTCTCGTTCTTCCTTGATCCGCTTGAG ggATGACTCTGAAGATGGGGAAAGCAGAGATTCCTTTAGTGATTCATATAGTGATGAGAGTGAAAGTGATAAACTTTCGAGATGTGCTTCTGAGGAAGGACTTGACCATGACGCTCTCTTGCATCCTAATGATCGTTTGGGTTATCTATACCTCCAATACTTTGAGAGATCAGCTCCTTATGCTCGAGTTCCTCTCATGGATAAG atCAATGAATTGGCTCAAAGGTACCCGGGATTGATGTCGTTGAGAAGCGTAGATCTTTCCCCGGCAAGTTGGATGGCCGTAGCTTGGTACCCGATTTACCATATTCCAATGGGAAGGACCATCAAAGATTTGTCCACTTGTTTCCTTAGTTATCAcactctttcatcttctttccaaG ATATGGAGCCAGAAGAGAATGGTGGGGAAAAGGAGAGGACTCGAAAGGAAGGAGAAGGCGTAACTTTGCTTCCTTTTGGTTTAGCCACTTACAAGATGCAAGGCAATGTTTGGCTCTCAGAAGATGATCAAGGTCAAGATCAAGAGCGAGTTGTGTCACTACTAAGTGTTGCGGATTCTTGGCTAAAACAGCTAAGAGTCCAACACCATGACTTCAACTACTTCTCAAGAATGGCTCACCGTGGCTGA
- the LOC104737419 gene encoding protein STABILIZED1 yields MVFLSIPNGKTLSFDVNPNSTTISAFEQLVHQRSDLPQPLVRYSLRIRNPSRVFLDSKDSDSILLSDLGVSRFSTVMIHVPLLGGMQGMPPPKPRLDFLNSKPPSNYVAGLGRGATGFTTRSDIGPARAAPDLPDRSAAVTAAAPGVGRGAGKPSEADDDEETEEKGYDENQKFDEFEGNDAGLFSNAEYDEDDKEADEIWESIDQRMDSRRKDRREAKLKEEIEKYRASNPKITEQFADLKRKLHTLSADEWDSIPEIGDYSLRNKKKKFESFVPIPDTLLEKAKKEKELVMALDPKSRAAGGSETPWGQTPVTDLTAVGEGRGTVLSLKLDRLSDSVSGQTVVDPKGYLTDLKSMKRTTDEEMYDRNRARLLYKSLTQSNPKNPNGWIAAARVEEMDGKKKAAKLQIQRGCEECPKNEDVWLEACRLADPEDAKGVIAKGVKLIPNSVKLWLEAAKLEHDEENKSRVLRKGLEHIPDSVRLWKTVVELANEEDARVLLHRAVECCPLHLELWVALARLETYAESKKVLNKAREKLPKEPAIWITAAKLEEANGNTAMVGKIIDRGIKTLQREGVVIDRESWMSEAEAAERAGSVATCQAIIKNTIGIGVEEEDRKRTWVADADECKKRGSIETARAIYAHALTVFLTKKSIWLKAAQLEKSHGSRESLDALLRKAVTYVPQAEVLWLMGAKEKWLAEDVPAARAILQEAYAAIPNSEEIWLAAFKLEFENKEPERARMLLAKARERGGTERVWMKSAIVERELGNVEEERRLLEEGLKQFPTFFKLWLMLGQLEERFKHLEQARKAYDSGLKHCPHCIPLWLSLANLEEKVNGLNRARAILTMARKRNPGGAELWLAAIRAELRHENKREAEHLMSKALQECPKSGILWAADIEMAPRPRRKTKSVDAMKKCDHDPHVTAAVAKLFWQDKKVEKARSWFKRAVTIAPNIGDFWALYYKFEHQHGSEENQKEVIAKCVACEPKHGEKWQAISKAVENAHQPIETILKRVVSAMSKEEKAA; encoded by the coding sequence ATGGTGTTTCTCTCGATTCCCAACGGAAAGACTCTATCGTTCGACGTGAACCCTAATTCAACCACAATCTCCGCCTTCGAACAATTGGTTCACCAACGCAGCGATCTTCCACAGCCTCTCGTTCGTTACTCGCTCCGTATCCGAAACCCTAGCCGTGTGTTCTTGGATTCAAAGGATTCCGATTCGATCTTATTATCCGATCTCGGTGTTTCTCGTTTCTCTACCGTGATGATCCATGTCCCTCTTTTGGGTGGTATGCAAGGAATGCCTCCGCCTAAGCCTCGTCTCGATTTCCTCAATTCTAAGCCTCCGTCGAATTATGTAGCGGGTTTGGGTCGTGGTGCCACGGGGTTTACTACTCGTTCCGATATTGGTCCCGCTCGTGCGGCTCCGGATCTACCTGATCGATCTGCTGCGGTTACAGCGGCTGCTCCAGGCGTAGGTCGTGGGGCAGGGAAGCCAAGTGAGGCggatgatgatgaggaaacTGAGGAGAAAGGGTACGATGAGAATCAGAAGTTTGATGAGTTTGAAGGGAACGATGCTGGTTTGTTCTCTAATGCCGAGTACGATGAGGATGATAAAGAGGCTGATGAGATCTGGGAGTCTATTGACCAGAGGATGGATTCGAGGAGGAAAGACCGGAGAGAAGCGAAGCTGAAGGAAGAAATCGAGAAATACAGAGCCTCGAACCCTAAGATTACTGAGCAGTTTGCGGATTTGAAGAGGAAACTACACACTTTGTCTGCGGATGAATGGGATAGTATTCCTGAGATTGGGGATTACTCGCTgcggaacaagaagaagaagtttgagagctttGTGCCTATTCCTGATACGCTTTTGGAAAAGGCAAAGAAGGAAAAGGAGCTCGTCATGGCCTTGGACCCAAAGAGCAGAGCCGCTGGTGGGTCGGAGACACCATGGGGGCAGACGCCTGTTACAGACTTGACTGCCGTCGGTGAGGGAAGAGGTACGGTGTTGTCTCTGAAGCTTGATAGGTTATCAGATTCAGTTTCCGGGCAAACTGTTGTGGACCCTAAAGGCTACTTAACTGACCTGAAGAGTATGAAAAGAACCACTGATGAAGAGATGTACGATCGCAACAGAGCTAGATTGTTATACAAGAGTCTAACCCAGTCTAATCCAAAGAATCCTAATGGCTGGATTGCTGCTGCTAGAGTGGAGGAAATGGATGGGAAGAAGAAAGCAGCTAAGCTTCAGATTCAGAGGGGATGCGAAGAGTGTCCCAAAAATGAGGATGTTTGGCTTGAAGCTTGTAGGTTAGCCGATCCAGAAGATGCCAAGGGGGTTATTGCAAAGGGAGTTAAGCTGATACCCAATTCAGTGAAGCTATGGTTGGAGGCTGCCAAGCTGGAGCATGATGAGGAGAACAAGAGTAGGGTGTTGAGAAAGGGACTGGAGCATATTCCAGACTCGGTAAGGCTATGGAAGACTGTTGTTGAGTTGGCTAATGAGGAAGATGCAAGGGTTTTGCTTCACAGGGCTGTGGAGTGCTGCCCGTTGCATCTGGAGCTATGGGTGGCACTTGCGAGGCTCGAAACATATGCCGAGTCAAAGAAGGTGTTGAATAAAGCAAGAGAGAAGCTCCCGAAGGAGCCTGCAATTTGGATCACCGCTGCCAAGCTAGAGGAAGCTAATGGGAACACGGCTATGGTCGGAAAGATTATTGATAGGGGTATAAAGACTCTGCAGAGAGAAGGGGTTGTCATTGACCGAGAAAGTTGGATGAGTGAGGCTGAGGCTGCTGAGAGAGCTGGGTCTGTTGCAACGTGCCAGGCAATTATTAAGAACACAATCGGTATTGGAGTCGAAGAAGAGGATAGAAAGAGAACTTGGGTTGCTGATGCAGACGAGTGCAAGAAGAGGGGTTCCATTGAGACTGCAAGAGCAATATACGCCCATGCTCTTACCGTATTCTTGACCAAGAAGAGTATCTGGCTTAAAGCGGCACAGCTTGAGAAGAGCCACGGGAGTAGGGAGTCCCTTGATGCCTTGTTGCGTAAGGCTGTCACATATGTCCCTCAGGCTGAGGTTCTCTGGCTCATGGGTGCCAAAGAAAAGTGGCTTGCTGAAGATGTTCCAGCAGCCCGTGCAATTCTTCAAGAGGCTTATGCTGCAATTCCCAACTCTGAGGAAATCTGGCTTGCTGCTTTCAAGCTCGAGTTTGAGAACAAGGAGCCAGAGAGGGCGAGAATGCTTCTTGCAAAAGCAAGGGAAAGAGGAGGGACTGAGAGGGTCTGGATGAAGTCAGCCATTGTTGAGAGAGAACTTGGCAACGTAGAGGAGGAGAGGAGATTGCTTGAAGAAGGCTTGAAGCAATTCCCAACATTCTTCAAGCTTTGGTTGATGCTTGGGCAGCTTGAGGAACGGTTCAAGCATCTGGAACAGGCCAGGAAAGCTTATGACTCTGGCTTGAAGCACTGCCCCCACTGCATACCGCTGTGGCTCTCTCTTGCTAATCTTGAAGAAAAAGTGAATGGGCTGAACAGAGCTCGGGCTATTCTCACCATGGCAAGGAAGAGGAATCCTGGGGGGGCTGAGCTATGGTTAGCTGCTATTCGTGCCGAACTGAGGCATGAGAACAAGAGAGAAGCAGAGCACTTGATGTCAAAGGCTCTGCAAGAGTGTCCCAAGAGTGGTATCCTCTGGGCTGCGGACATCGAGATGGCTCCACGTCCTCGCcggaaaacaaagagtgtgGATGCTATGAAGAAGTGTGATCACGACCCTCATGTCACTGCAGCTGTTGCCAAGCTCTTTTGGCAAGACAAGAAGGTGGAGAAAGCCAGATCATGGTTTAAACGGGCTGTTACCATTGCCCCAAATATTGGCGATTTCTGGGCGTTGTACTACAAATTTGAACATCAACATGGTTCTGAGGAAAACCAGAAGGAAGTGATTGCGAAGTGTGTGGCTTGTGAGCCGAAGCATGGTGAGAAGTGGCAAGCCATCTCCAAAGCGGTTGAGAATGCTCACCAGCCCATTGAAACCATCTTGAAGAGAGTTGTGTCTGCGATGAGCAAGGAAGAGAAGGCTGCTTGA